The region GATATTGCTCAGGAGCTTGGCTTTCGCTTGCGCGAATTCCGCGTCGCTCAGGGCGCCCGCCAGGTGCAACTCGTGCAGACGCTTGATTTCTTCAGAGACGTTCATGGGAATCCTCTTTCATTGAGATCAGCCAGCTGCGTCTTCTGGCAAGGGGTATCAGCTACATTGCCCCGGCGGCGACGCCGGGGGACTACGGTGCTTACAGGTCCAGCAACAGGCGTGCAGGATCTTCCAGCGCTTCTTTCATCGCCACCAGGCCCAGGACGGCTTCGCGGCCGTCGATGATGCGGTGGTCGTAGGACATGGCCAGGTAGTTCATCGGACGCACCACGATCTGGCCGTTTTCGACAACAGCGCGGTCTTTGGTCGCATGCACGCCCAGGATGGCCGATTGTGGCGGGTTGATGATCGGGGTCGACAGCATGGAGCCGAAGGTGCCGCCGTTCGAGATCGAGAACGTGCCGCCCGTCAGGTCGTCCAGGGTCAGCTTGCCTTCCTTGGCTTTGGCGCCGAATTCACCGATTTTTTTCTCGATGTCGGCGATCGACAGCTGGTCCGCGTTGCGGATGATAGGCACGACCAGGCCGCGTGGCGAACCGACAGCGATACCGATGTCGAAGTAGCCGTGGTAAACGATGTCGTTGCCGTCAACGGAGGCATTGATGATCGGGTACTTTTTCAGGGCGGCGACGGCGGCCTTGACGAAGAAGGACATGAAGCCCAGCTTGACGCCGTGCTCTTTCTCGAACTTGTCCTTGTACTTGTTGCGCAGGTCGATGACCGGCTGCATGTTCACTTCATTGAACGTGGTCAGGATGGCGTTCGTCGATTGCGATTGCAGCAGGCGCTCGGCGATACGTGCGCGCAGGCGGCTCATCGGCACGCGCTCTTCAGGGCGGTCGCCCAGGCTGGCGGCCGACGGCGTGGCAACTTGTTGCAGCGCTGGCTTGGCAGCGGCTGGCGCCAGTGGCGCGACAGCTGGCTTGGCGGAAGCGGCCAGGGCGTCGCCCTTGGTCACGCGGCCGTCTTTGCCCGAACCGGCAACGTCGCCAGCGGACAGGCCTTTTTCGGACAGGATCTTGGCAGCGGCAGGCATGGCGACATCACCTTTGGTCGCGGCGGCTGGCGCCGAAGCGGTCGATGCGTCTTGCGCAGCGGCAGCCAGGGCTGGTGCAGGCACGGCCGACACTTCCATCGGGCTGACCTTGGCCGAGCCGTCGGTGTCGATGATGGCGATGACTTCGCCGGCAACGACGGTGGCGCCGTCAGCCTTGATGATTTGCACGATCACGCCAGCGGCAGGCGCCGGCAGTTCCAGCACGACTTTGTCGGTTTCGATATCGATCATGTTTTCGTCGCGCGCAACTGCTTCGCCGACTTTCTTGTGCCATGCCAGCAAGGTCGCTTCTGCAACCGATTCCGACAACTGGGGAACTTTGACTTCGATTTGTGCCATGTAAAACTCCGTTTATTTTGTTATTGCGGCGCCGCCCCTGCGTAGCAAGGGCGGCGCTCCGTCATGATGTATGCAAGCAGGCGCCATGCAATCGCATGGCGCCCTTATCCTGCCACTTACTTGGTCAGGATAAAACCCTTCAGCTTCGAGAATGCCGTTTCCAGCAGATCTTTTTGCTGGGCGTAGTGCTTGTCATAGTAACCGACAGCAGGCGACGCCGAAGCGGGACGGCCGGCGTAAGCCAGACGCTGACCCGATTCCAGGCCTTCGAAGATGTTGTGCTGGATCTGGAACCAGGCGCCCTGGTTTTGCGGCTCGTCCTGCGCCCAGACGACTTCGACCAGGTTCGGGAACTTCTTCAGTTCAGCGGCGAACGACTTGTGCGGGAACGGATACAGCTGTTCCAGGCGCACGATGGCCGTGTCGGTCTGGCCACGGGTCTTGCGTGCGTTGACCAGGTCGTAGTAGACCTTGCCCGAGCAGGCGACCACGCGCTTGACTTTCTTGGCGTCGATTTTGTCGTCGACTTCGCCGATGACGGTCTGGAAACCACCCTTGGCCAGGTCGGTCAGCGGCGAACCGGCATCCTTGTTGCGCAACAGCGACTTCGGCGTCAGGATGACCAGCGGCTTGCGGAACTGGCGCACCATCTGGCGGCGCAGCAAATGGAAGATCTGCGAAGCCGTCGTCGGCTGCACCACTTGCATGTTGTTGTCTGCGCACAGCTGCAGGAAACGCTCCGGACGCGCGGACGAGTGCTCAGGACCCTGGCCTTCGTAACCGTGCGGCAGCATCATGACCAGGCCCGAAGCGCGGCCCCACTTCACTTCGCCGGAGCTGATGAACTGGTCGATCACCACTTGCGCGCCGTTGGCAAAGTCGCCGAACTGGGCTTCCCAGATCGTCAGTGTGTTCGGTTCAGCGGTCGAGTAGCCGTATTCGAAGGCCAGTACGGCTTCTTCGGACAGCACCGAGTCGATGACGGTGAACGGCGCCTGGTTGTCCGACACGTTTTGCAGCGGAATGTAGGTACCTGCATCCCAACGCTCGCGGTTTTGATCGTGCAAGACGGCGTGGCGGTGCACGAAGGTGCCGCGGCCGGCGTCCTGGCCCGTCAGGCGGATGGCGTAGCCGGACGATACCAGCGATGCGTAGGCCAGGTGTTCGCCCATGCCCCAGTCCAGGTTCATTTCGCCACGGCCCATGGTGCCACGGTCGCCCAGAACTTTTTCAACCAGCGAGTGGACCTTGAAGTCTTCCGGCACGGTGGTGATGCGGGTGGCAAGGCGTTTCAGTTCCGTCATCGGCACGGCGGTGTCGGCCGAATCGGTCCATTTCTTGTTCAGGAACGGCAGCCAGTCGACGGCGTACTTGTTCTTGAAGTTCGAGATGACCGGATCGACGGTGTGCTTGCCGGCGTCCATGGCGTCGCGGAAGGCGGCCACCATCTTGTCGCCGCCATCGGCAGGGATCACGCCTTGCGCTACCAGCTTGTCCGCATACAGCTTGCGGGTGCCTGGATGCTGGCCGATCTTCTTGTACATCAGTGGCTGCGTCAGTGCCGGCGTATCTTGCTCGTTGTGGCCAAGCTTGCGGTAGCAGATGATGTCGAGGACGATGTCCTTCTTGAATTCCATGCGGTAGTCGAGCGCGATCTGCGTCGCCAGCACCACGGCTTCCGGATCATCGGCGTTGATGTGCAGGACCGGTGCTTCGATCATCTTGACGACGTCCGAGCAGTACAGGGTCGAGCGGGCATCGCGCGGATCCGAGGTGGTGAAACCGATCTGGTTGTTGATCACGATATGCACCGTGCCGCCGGTATGGTAGCCACGGGTTTGCGCCAGATTCAGCGTTTCCATGACCACGCCCTGGCCGGCGAAAGCGGCATCGCCGTGCACCAGGATCGGCAGCACTTGCGCGCCCTGCGCGTCGCCGCGGCGATCCATGCGGGCCTTGACGGAACCTTCGACCACAGGGTTGACGATTTCCAGGTGCGACGGGTTGAACGCCAGCGACAGGTGGACCGGGCCGCCTGCGGTGGAGATGTCCGACGAGAAGCCTTGATGGTATTTCACGTCGCCGGCAGGCAGGTCGTCGCCATGCTTGCCTTCGAATTCTTCGAACAGTTCCTGCGGCGCTTTGCCCAGGGTGTTGACCAGCACGTTCAGGCGGCCGCGGTGGGCCATGCCGATGACGATTTCCTGCACGCCTTTTTCGCCGGCGCGCTGGATGGTTTCATCCATCGAGGCGATGAAGGTTTCGCCGCCTTCCAGGGAGAAGCGCTTCTGGCCCACGTAGCGGGTGTGCAGATAGCGTTCCAGGCCTTCAGCCGCGGTCAGGCGGTCGAGGATGTGGATTTTTTTCTCTGGGGTGAAATTCGGGGTGGAGCGGATCGATTCCAGTTTCTCTTGCAGC is a window of Janthinobacterium rivuli DNA encoding:
- the odhB gene encoding 2-oxoglutarate dehydrogenase complex dihydrolipoyllysine-residue succinyltransferase, which gives rise to MAQIEVKVPQLSESVAEATLLAWHKKVGEAVARDENMIDIETDKVVLELPAPAAGVIVQIIKADGATVVAGEVIAIIDTDGSAKVSPMEVSAVPAPALAAAAQDASTASAPAAATKGDVAMPAAAKILSEKGLSAGDVAGSGKDGRVTKGDALAASAKPAVAPLAPAAAKPALQQVATPSAASLGDRPEERVPMSRLRARIAERLLQSQSTNAILTTFNEVNMQPVIDLRNKYKDKFEKEHGVKLGFMSFFVKAAVAALKKYPIINASVDGNDIVYHGYFDIGIAVGSPRGLVVPIIRNADQLSIADIEKKIGEFGAKAKEGKLTLDDLTGGTFSISNGGTFGSMLSTPIINPPQSAILGVHATKDRAVVENGQIVVRPMNYLAMSYDHRIIDGREAVLGLVAMKEALEDPARLLLDL
- a CDS encoding 2-oxoglutarate dehydrogenase E1 component; this translates as MQQLTTNSYLFGGNAPYVEDLYEAYLNNPGSVPDNWRSYFDAMQHVPAVDGTNKPDVAHASVVASFAERAKAGPIRTVTASFDAEMGRKRVAATQLIAAYRYLGSHWANLDPLQRQERPMIPELEPSFYGFTDADMDTVFNISNTYFGPETATLRDLLNYLRDTYTRSIGAEFMYISDPAEKRWLQEKLESIRSTPNFTPEKKIHILDRLTAAEGLERYLHTRYVGQKRFSLEGGETFIASMDETIQRAGEKGVQEIVIGMAHRGRLNVLVNTLGKAPQELFEEFEGKHGDDLPAGDVKYHQGFSSDISTAGGPVHLSLAFNPSHLEIVNPVVEGSVKARMDRRGDAQGAQVLPILVHGDAAFAGQGVVMETLNLAQTRGYHTGGTVHIVINNQIGFTTSDPRDARSTLYCSDVVKMIEAPVLHINADDPEAVVLATQIALDYRMEFKKDIVLDIICYRKLGHNEQDTPALTQPLMYKKIGQHPGTRKLYADKLVAQGVIPADGGDKMVAAFRDAMDAGKHTVDPVISNFKNKYAVDWLPFLNKKWTDSADTAVPMTELKRLATRITTVPEDFKVHSLVEKVLGDRGTMGRGEMNLDWGMGEHLAYASLVSSGYAIRLTGQDAGRGTFVHRHAVLHDQNRERWDAGTYIPLQNVSDNQAPFTVIDSVLSEEAVLAFEYGYSTAEPNTLTIWEAQFGDFANGAQVVIDQFISSGEVKWGRASGLVMMLPHGYEGQGPEHSSARPERFLQLCADNNMQVVQPTTASQIFHLLRRQMVRQFRKPLVILTPKSLLRNKDAGSPLTDLAKGGFQTVIGEVDDKIDAKKVKRVVACSGKVYYDLVNARKTRGQTDTAIVRLEQLYPFPHKSFAAELKKFPNLVEVVWAQDEPQNQGAWFQIQHNIFEGLESGQRLAYAGRPASASPAVGYYDKHYAQQKDLLETAFSKLKGFILTK